The sequence CTGCGTTTTCCATAAGATAATATGGTGGTTATTTCACTTTGTAACATGCCTTCACAACAAGCCCACAATGATGATCTATATATCATAACATTGCCAAGTAATGTGAATGTGTAGTTAAAAATCCACAATCCAGTTAAGATCAAGGGAAAACGGCAAGAAAATCCGGTTTTAGCACACAAAAAATCTGATGGTACACCAAGGTTCTCTCAAGCCAAGTCAAAGAAGCAAACATGTATATGTGCTATGTGTGTATTCACATTTCTAAATATACGTATGCAGAGAAAGAAGCTGTACAAATCtggctttttttgtttgttgttgttgctggtaACTCTAAAAAGCTTCGAGAGAAGAGCCATGTCTAAGAGCTTCTTTAGCTTCAGCCTCCATCCCAAGTTTTAAGAGACAAGTCGCTTGTAAGTAGAGAGCGATTGAAAACTCTGGTGATGTGACCTGAGCTTGCATCGCGTCACTTAAAGCCTCGCGGAACATATCGCTCATTAGGTAACATAAACACCTTCTTGCTAATACTGTTGGTGATACCACTGGTGCTCCACTCATGAACTGTGATAAGAAGATATTCATATCCTTATAAATAATGTATCTTTGCTGGTAAAAGAAGACAGGTTCTTGATGATTCAAATTGATACCTCTGTGTAGAattcgattgcggtttcaaaaTCTTTAGCACGAAATGCAGCATCCCCGTGCTTCTTGTAATCCATATTCTCTTGCATTTGACCCGTCCACATTTGAAATGAGAACTGCAATATTTTTGAACTCATGATAATGAGATATTGGAATGTATCAAGAGATTTTATGTTCATCACAGACATATATACCTCGTTTGTGACAACAACATCATCCTCTCCATATCCGACTTTCTCGAGTAATTCGTGTATGCCACTTAGATCCATTCTCCAGCATACTTCTCCAAAAGGACTCAAGCGCACTTGCTGCTTTGTTTCAGGTTTAGTGTATGATGGACTCTGTCATTATTAAGTCCCATGATTACATAAGAAAAGTCTGCATAACCCGAAACCTTGGAAGAATTAGTGAAGTGATGACTTACAGGGATGTTTTCTCCTTTGACGTTGGGCCAAGAGTCAGCTCGTTTCTCAAGCCTTGAAAGTGCCGACATGAGAAATTTTATGCTTGGCCTCTCGTCTGGTTCAGGCCGTAAACAGCGGGACGCTAGATGTATTAGTTCTGTTCTATCCTCATCAGAGAATTGACCATCCAGAGCTGAATCCATTAGCACCAGATAGTTTTTGCCACGGAACAGGTCAAGTGCCTGGAATGACATTGCCAGATGATGAAACTTCTCAAGATAcatttacatatcatataaATCATGCCTCAGGATACAACTAATTACAGTCTAAGTAACAAGAGCCAGCTCATCTATAAAGATTGACATTTGACACCTTGAGGACCAACAGATATTTTGCTTTGTGAGAAGAAAGTTACATGGTTCGGTGGAATATGTCTGCCGCTCATGAGATCCAGTAACAAGGTCCCAAAGCTAAATGTGACACTCTCCGGTATCACAGTACCTAGCAATAGTTTAAAAGTTACGAGTGGTTTCAGATGTTTAGAACTTTTCCCTAGAGAAGAGTGGTTGGATGCACATACCTAGACGCAAATATTCAGGAGGAGCAAATGCCAAGTTAGTGCTATAAGTCTTCCCCTCTCGGCTACACTTCATTAGACCGAAGCAAGACAGCCTGGGATTCCCAACCTGTTAAATACTTTGTAAGAAACTTATGATAATGAATATTACATTTATGGTTGTCCAACTGCAAGAAAATTTTTAACCTTATCGAACAATATTCTGTAGGTGTTAAGATCATGGTACAAATCTATTCCCCTATCATTACAGTAATCCAACGCTATGGCAGTATGTAACGCAACTCTCAGCCTCATCTCCCATTTCATTGGTCGTTTCTCCCCTGAAAACAATTTCATAGTCAAACAACTTAAGAGACAATAGTCAAACCACTTAATTAGAGCATATAGTCAAGGCCAAAAGAAATCAGAGACAGGAGAGTTAATCAAGGAACTCAAATAACAATGAGTCTCACAGTGGAAGAGATGCTTTGCGAGTGTTCCATTAGGCATGTACTCAGAAACGAGCAGCCTCTCGTGACCTTCTGAGcaacaaccaatcaaattaGCCATATGCTCACTCCTACACCTCCCCACAGCTTGTGCTTcctcctgaaaaaaaaaacaaaatgccaCATTCATGAAATTTTCCTCTGCAACAACAGGTCAAGCTCAGAACCTAATTTCCTCTAATAActcaaaaagaaatgaaatttgCCTCTTAAACATACCAAAATCAAGAACACTGTCACATTCAAGAGAAGTATCTCGGAAACAATAACCAATCAAAAGTCAAAGACGATGAacaaccggaaaaaaaaaattggggatCTAAGCTTAAAAAACACTAGTCAAATCTTAAGCAAAACCAAAGAAATTTGAATCCAACCATCAAAAACTGATTGAGCAAGTAATCAAAAGAGGTAAAAGACGAACGATGAATTCGAAAGAATCAGGCCACGAAAGCCTCTGAAACCGTTTGACGGCGATCAATCTGCCGTCGTTGAGCCTCCCTTTGTATACGATGTTAGGAACCCTCTCGTTGTGCTCGGAGACGATGTTGCCGGCGGCGAAACCGTCAGTAGCAACTCTCAAAAGCTCCAAGCTAAATTCCCTGAAACTGGGACAAGTACTCCCCTCGTCTTCTCCTTTGTTATCTGCAGGTCGAAATTATTGATTAGGTTAGTTCTTCTcgattcatcgtcttcttcagaACGCGAATACAGAGGAGGAGGGTCTGGGAGAATTTCGTCGGAATTTGTTTTACCTAGTTCGTCGATGACGGTGGAAGTAATCGACGGAGAAGGCGATCGACGCCAAGGTTTGAAGCAAATGCAGCCCATCGCCGGCGATGGAGAAGCTCGGCGagaataaatttttttcaagTGCTTTGGTTTATTAAACTAAACTCCCGCCTCCGgccattaaaattatatatataattttttaaagaaacaaaatctttcttttttggtatcgaatatttttatatatcataattaaatacTTGACGAACAGAATaatgtatagtatatatatatatatatattttttttttgaaaaaatcaacgttggtattatttatataatacgAAAAATTGTCAACATGATGTTGAAGTCATaattagaaattgtttgcttgtTCCATTTAAATTCCtcgttttttaatttgtgaGCATTGAACAttacagttctttttttttacattacagtttcttttcattttttgttttgtttttataaataaaaatatcaggCGGAGTTTCGTCTtcattttaaacttaaaaataaaatttctcaaTTAAAATAATACCACAGCTTTTCGAGATTGAATGTCATATACATCACACTTAcagtttattaaatttttattatagttcatccataatttttaaaacattcaaGTAATCTATCGTAATCAAATCGTTTTCGTAAACTTTTTGATCATTACtggcaaaaaaagaaacactctcTAGAAACTCTAGTGTAGTGGTGTAATGGGACGCTCGTTTAGGTGactaaattatattcatatcttatttttaaacacaaagaacaaaacaaaataagtacAGCATATATAGcccttaaaatataaattagccTACGCCTTAATGGACTATTTATGATGAAATATGGGCCTTGATGCTAGGCCCATTACTTTTATCTTGGAGTCTAACTGAACTGTCTCCTTTGAGTTTGAGCTCCTATCTTCTttgttgattgatgatgatcaaaacaacttgaaagttgaaactctAATCGCCAAAATTTTCCGGGAAAGCTCTTTTGAAATTTTCGATTCCTTGTTAACAATGGCGCTTCATGGGTCTGGATTCTTATGCAAAGTAAGCCAAAATTTCTCTCCTTGGAAGACATTACttccgatttttttttactcgagTTCTGAAGCTCCAATCTATGGTTGTCATATGAAATCTTGAGGTTTAGTCGATCAACAAGATGAACCCATTGAGATTGGATGGTTTATTGTTCATGGGCATAGTTTTAATCTTTGTCTGGTGTGAAGATTCTTACGAATTAGCTGATTAGGTATTGTACTGAGATTAAACCCTAGAAGAAATTTGGATCGATGAAGtcaatattttccttattaacgATTAGAAAGTGTTTGAATTTCAACTCTGAGATGCAGCGTCTTCTTCAAGATCCGAACTTTGTTGTTGCCACTTTGAGCAATTTTGATGAATTTATTGTTGTGCTAATCTGGCCTTTAATCTTTGGCTCCTTGATAGGTTTCAAGCTCAGTAGATGTCACTTCTCTGTTTGGTGGTTCGACGAAGCTGCTTCACTTACCTAAATCTTATCCCATTCATTGCAACATGGTTTCAGCCAGCAATGCATTTGGGTTGGCTCATCTCAAGCTGCAAAACAAAGAACCGTGTGAGTTCGAGCATCTTATCTAGTAGAATATCTAGTTTTAGATGAGACTCCTTTCTTTGAgtcttggttttgtttaatgTAACTTTTAACATTTTGATGCAGGCTCTCGTCTTAGGCCTTGTCAAGTGAAACGCGAGGACAGTAACCAAACTGCAGATGTTGAGAGCATATCAGTGGATGAGAACACGTTGAAGCAAGATCTCGAGATTGCGATCCAGGAAGAAAACTACGTGGAGGCAGCTAAAATACGGGACAAACTAAAAGAGCTTCAAGAAGACAACAAAGCCTCTGTTTTGTCAGCTAATTCTAGGTTCTACCAATCTTTCAGAAACGGGGACTTAGCTGCGATGCAATCTCTGTGGTCAAAATCCGGTAACCCCTGCTGTGTCCATCCAGGAGCCAAAGGCATAACAGGGTATGATTATGTGATTGAAAGCTGGGAATTTGTGTGGATGAACTATGATTTTCCGTTACAGATCGAGCTGAAAGATGTCGAGGCTCATGTCCGAGGCGAAGTAGGTTATGTAACGTGTATGGAGTTTGTGAAGACAAAAGGGAGTAGTAGTTGGGGAGCTCAGTTTGTTTCGAATGTGTTTGAACGGATTGATGGCCAGTGGTTTATATGCATTCACCATGCTTCTCCTGTTGATATTTGATCAAAATAACAAAGCAACGTTACACAATTTCAAAACGTTTTTGTTGGGATATTGTATTTGGAGATTGCGGTGGGATATCTTGGTGGTTGTTTTAGGGGTGATGAAGGACTGATCCGATCAATCACTTTGTTGGATCAGTGAGTTTTTAACTTGTACTTCGTTACAAAATACTCATGTTGTataatacaaatgtttttttgtatgttttagaTTATACATGCAATGCAGTTGTTTCTTATGTTATGAAGGTAAATGTATGTATAACTTCTGAACTTCACATAGCAACTTCTAAAAAGGATCATTTATTATGAAACCAAAGGCTTTTGGTTTTGTCAAATCAGCTACagattgataaataaatatgacgAAGAAGAGACTTGCGTTTATTCTAACCAAGACCTCTTGAATCTTGGTCAATCACATAATCAAAACATAAGATAGAAACATTGGACTATGAAACCAAATCCTCAAAATTTAGCTCAAAGCTCATCCTTCTTGATCGCGGAGGGACGGACACCATTAGCGAGAAATTCTTTGTAGTATTTGCCCGATTCTTTCACATGACGTGTGAGGTTATTGTTGAAATCAATGTAATAGAGTCCGAATCTGTTTTTGTAACCATCTTGCCACTCGAAGTTATCCAACAACGACCATACAAAGTATCCAGTGACTCTCACCTTGTCAATGCTGCACATTTTACACAAATGTTTCATCAAATTCTCCCAAATTGTTAGTCTATGATATAgtataaaaaaagaagtacTACTTACCAAATAGCCTCTTGCATACTCAAAAGATGCCTCTGaagataatattttctattatgatCAGCAGTACCAACTGCAACCGAATCGGTGGCCCCAAGTTCTTCTCCATATCCTAGAAAAACAACATCAAGATAattgtatatttaatatttatcataaaatataatcaGCACCGAAAACTAGTTAGcagtaaaaaatagaatatctAGTTACCATTCTCCATGATCATAATTTCCGGGTTTGCGTATTTATCTTTGATGTACTTCAAAAGACTTCTAAAACCTCTAGAGTAAACGTTCAATGCAGCGGTGAAAggctgaaagaaaaaaaaaagaaaaaaacatggtaTCAGTAGACGACAGTATAATAAACAGTGCCAAAGTGGGAAAGTCTTAACCAAAACGCATACATACCTTGCTACCAATGCTGTAGTTTTGTACATTCTTGGCTGGAAAATTAAAGATAATAATGTTAATTAGTAACAACTATAAGTAATTCTATACGTTCAAACCTACTCCGGAGACTTTTTGGTATCAGTTATTTAATCAAGTAAAAGGAAAACGAAAACTTACACTCCCATTGAACAAGAGAATCTTGCAACCATCTTGGTTTAGTGTAATCTGGCTTCTCCAGATGGTTTGAAAACGCTGAAGTGTAGTAGTTGAGTCCTACGAAATCGGTCGAATCTTTCAATTTTCTCTTCTGCTCAGTGGTAAATTTAGGCAATCTATGGCCAACAATGTCTTTCATAATCTGTGGATAATCTCCGAAGGTAGTTGTGTCCAAATGcctataaaaataattaaaattccatttaattaataaaatagaaattatatacgagcatttattttctttcatatatatatagagattaatTACTTACCATCCGAGCATAAAGTCAAGTGCACGGTCAATAGACGCACCGTCTTGTGCATCATCAAAGTCATGTGGCTCAAACCAAGCCGGACTATGTGCGATTCCAACCTTCGACCCTTTACACTATAGCCaataaaaattacacaaaaaaaagtaaaataagtaAGTAATTATGATCTGAATCATGACGATAAATAAGTAATTATGATTTTGTATATGATGTATGTACCTTTTCACACTTTCGTAGAGCTTCAACGGCTTCTGCGTGAGAGAGTAGGAGGTTGTGACTGACTTGATAAGCCTCAAAACCTGATCGTCCATCTTGGCATAAAGGATTGACGTAAGTAGAACAACGTCCTGGTGCCTTCTTTCCTACGTCATAACCGGCGTGAGCAAAGACCCATGGCTCGTTGAATGTGATCCAATGCTTCACTTTTCCACCGTATTCTTGGAAAACGAAGTCTGCGTATTCCCTGAAGTCTTTCCTGTATTTTTGCAACAAAAAAAGggatattaattaaaatcacGTGAAGAGTGTCTCTCGTATAAGCTTTAACTGCGTCTTACGAAAACGTACACAATGTTTTGGCTTAAAAAGCCGCCATATTCGTCTTCTAGATCTTGTGGGGTGTCCCAGTGGAAAACAGTCACGAATGGAATAATACCTAatcacaaatataaatatttgtattagagaaaaataagggTATTAGCCTATTTAGATATAGAGTTTTTTTGTcgattaatttatttatgtacataaatgctttaaaatatatataaccattttTGATGAGCTCGTCGATGAGGTCGTGGTAGAATTGCACACCAGCTTTGCTCACTCCCTTCTCCTTTCTCCCAtctgattttaaaataaacatttgtTTAGTTTCATTAATATTCAACGAGcatataaatacaataaattcGATATACACTCACGAGGAAATATTCTTGACCATGCGATGGACATTCTGAAGGCGTCTGTGTTTAGACTCTTCATGAGCTGAATATCTTCCTACAAACATTTTCGCAGAGGagacaaattaatttttaaaatctagtataatTAAATCGGACCAACCAAGGTATTCATTAATAGATACCTTGTAACGATGGAAGAAATCAACAGCCACATCGCCGTTGTCGTTATTACATCTCGCTgcaaattaattaagtttagtTAAATCAATATTCTAAGTTA comes from Camelina sativa cultivar DH55 chromosome 19, Cs, whole genome shotgun sequence and encodes:
- the LOC104764619 gene encoding uncharacterized protein LOC104764619; protein product: MALHGSGFLCKVSSSVDVTSLFGGSTKLLHLPKSYPIHCNMVSASNAFGLAHLKLQNKEPCSRLRPCQVKREDSNQTADVESISVDENTLKQDLEIAIQEENYVEAAKIRDKLKELQEDNKASVLSANSRFYQSFRNGDLAAMQSLWSKSGNPCCVHPGAKGITGYDYVIESWEFVWMNYDFPLQIELKDVEAHVRGEVGYVTCMEFVKTKGSSSWGAQFVSNVFERIDGQWFICIHHASPVDI
- the LOC104764618 gene encoding probable serine/threonine-protein kinase At5g41260 translates to MGCICFKPWRRSPSPSITSTVIDELDNKGEDEGSTCPSFREFSLELLRVATDGFAAGNIVSEHNERVPNIVYKGRLNDGRLIAVKRFQRLSWPDSFEFIEEAQAVGRCRSEHMANLIGCCSEGHERLLVSEYMPNGTLAKHLFHWEKRPMKWEMRLRVALHTAIALDYCNDRGIDLYHDLNTYRILFDKVGNPRLSCFGLMKCSREGKTYSTNLAFAPPEYLRLGTVIPESVTFSFGTLLLDLMSGRHIPPNHALDLFRGKNYLVLMDSALDGQFSDEDRTELIHLASRCLRPEPDERPSIKFLMSALSRLEKRADSWPNVKGENIPSPSYTKPETKQQVRLSPFGEVCWRMDLSGIHELLEKVGYGEDDVVVTNEFSFQMWTGQMQENMDYKKHGDAAFRAKDFETAIEFYTEFMSGAPVVSPTVLARRCLCYLMSDMFREALSDAMQAQVTSPEFSIALYLQATCLLKLGMEAEAKEALRHGSSLEAF
- the LOC104764620 gene encoding beta-glucosidase 23 encodes the protein MALQKFPLLGLLLLVVIVGSPANAGDPVCPPSTKLSRGSFPEGFLFGTATAAYQVEGAVNETCRGPALWDIYCKRYPARCNNDNGDVAVDFFHRYKEDIQLMKSLNTDAFRMSIAWSRIFPHGRKEKGVSKAGVQFYHDLIDELIKNGIIPFVTVFHWDTPQDLEDEYGGFLSQNIVKDFREYADFVFQEYGGKVKHWITFNEPWVFAHAGYDVGKKAPGRCSTYVNPLCQDGRSGFEAYQVSHNLLLSHAEAVEALRKCEKCKGSKVGIAHSPAWFEPHDFDDAQDGASIDRALDFMLGWHLDTTTFGDYPQIMKDIVGHRLPKFTTEQKRKLKDSTDFVGLNYYTSAFSNHLEKPDYTKPRWLQDSLVQWESKNVQNYSIGSKPFTAALNVYSRGFRSLLKYIKDKYANPEIMIMENGYGEELGATDSVAVGTADHNRKYYLQRHLLSMQEAICIDKVRVTGYFVWSLLDNFEWQDGYKNRFGLYYIDFNNNLTRHVKESGKYYKEFLANGVRPSAIKKDEL